From the genome of Spinacia oleracea cultivar Varoflay chromosome 2, BTI_SOV_V1, whole genome shotgun sequence, one region includes:
- the LOC110774915 gene encoding profilin Sal k 4.0201, whose product MSWQTYVDDHLMCPIEETTNHLKAAAIIGFDGSVWAQSTTFPQLKQEEMKAILHEFDEPNSLAPTGLFLGGEKYMVIQGEPGAVIRGKKGPGGACIKKTNEALVFGIYDEPVTPGQCNIIVERLGDYLIEQGL is encoded by the exons ATGTCGTGGCAAACTTACGTCGATGACCACTTGATGTGCCCCATCGAAGAAACCACCAACCACCTTAAAGCCGCCGCTATTATCGGCTTTGACGGTAGCGTTTGGGCTCAAAGCACCACCTTCCCCCAG CTGAAGCAAGAAGAGATGAAAGCAATCCTGCATGAATTCGACGAACCGAATAGCTTGGCACCCACTGGTCTTTTCCTTGGAGGAGAAAAGTATATGGTTATTCAGGGAGAGCCTGGAGCTGTTATTCGTGGGAAGAAG GGACCTGGTGGCGCATGCATTAAGAAGACAAATGAAGCTCTGGTGTTCGGAATCTATGATGAGCCAGTGACTCCAGGACAGTGTAACATAATCGTCGAGAGGTTGGGCGACTACCTTATCGAACAGGGCCTCTAG